The Brevibacillus brevis genome contains a region encoding:
- a CDS encoding CapA family protein — protein sequence MKRTWKWALILVIACTSLVGCAAPIAQADKTNQAPNVKAPDPETPLQTAPNHQETQPPTLPSRFPEQRISLLAVGDIMMHQEQLDAVWDPATKSYDFKRFFPNVIPMFREADWVIGNLETTMSGSKAKYSGYPMFNSPESLAHTLKEIGFTAVSTANNHSMDRKEQGVLQTIKYLDEAGLPHTGTFASPEERDEPLLLTKDGFTLALLSYTYGTNGIAIPEGKPYLVNLISPALMKKDITRAREKGADLVAVALHFGNEYQRMPSPEQIKTAEQALTFGADLILGAHPHVVQPYEWKTVTLEDGRQHKGLIAYSLGNFISAQRWDYKDVGAILKLVLYKNESGEASIESAEMIPTYVHFYRKNNKRNYVIYPVSETLEKLKQGQKYPTLTKEAIQYMTQLQKEMPAHVNKVVSKKKAS from the coding sequence CCTGATCCCGAAACACCACTGCAGACAGCGCCCAATCATCAGGAGACACAACCTCCGACATTGCCATCAAGATTTCCAGAACAGCGTATCTCCCTTCTTGCCGTCGGGGATATCATGATGCATCAGGAGCAGTTGGATGCCGTCTGGGACCCAGCGACGAAAAGCTATGATTTTAAGCGTTTCTTCCCGAATGTCATTCCGATGTTCCGCGAGGCAGACTGGGTCATCGGCAATCTTGAGACAACGATGAGCGGTAGCAAGGCAAAATACTCAGGTTATCCGATGTTTAATTCTCCTGAGTCACTTGCACATACGTTGAAGGAAATTGGATTTACTGCGGTATCGACAGCGAATAACCATTCGATGGACCGCAAAGAACAAGGGGTCCTGCAAACCATCAAATATCTCGATGAAGCTGGTCTTCCGCACACGGGAACGTTTGCAAGTCCCGAAGAACGAGATGAGCCCTTGTTGTTGACCAAGGACGGATTCACACTAGCCTTGCTATCGTATACGTACGGAACGAATGGAATCGCGATTCCAGAAGGCAAGCCGTATCTAGTCAATTTGATTTCGCCTGCGCTGATGAAAAAAGACATCACACGGGCAAGAGAAAAAGGAGCCGATCTGGTTGCAGTGGCTCTTCATTTCGGAAATGAGTATCAACGCATGCCCAGTCCTGAACAAATCAAGACCGCCGAGCAAGCTCTAACATTTGGAGCGGATTTGATATTGGGCGCGCATCCACATGTGGTACAACCTTACGAATGGAAGACGGTTACCCTCGAAGATGGACGTCAACACAAAGGACTGATTGCCTACTCTTTAGGCAATTTCATCTCTGCGCAGCGATGGGACTACAAGGATGTTGGTGCAATCCTGAAGCTTGTGCTGTACAAGAATGAGTCAGGAGAGGCCAGCATCGAAAGTGCTGAAATGATTCCGACCTACGTTCATTTTTATCGGAAAAATAACAAGCGGAACTATGTCATTTACCCGGTGTCAGAAACATTGGAAAAGCTGAAGCAGGGGCAAAAATACCCTACGCTGACAAAAGAGGCGATCCAGTACATGACACAATTGCAGAAGGAAATGCCGGCTCATGTTAATAAGGTTGTCTCTAAGAAAAAAGCCAGCTAA
- a CDS encoding coiled-coil domain-containing protein, which produces MRKFLLVLFLLVCPLTVFAQEEPATPLEQLILQQHFTQKELERTLTLLKEEESRTYGEIAQMDLDLQRQKLVMEATQRRAGEVARAYYMGERTNLLTLLLNAENFNQFLLMYDFYEILYERDMSRLESYHTERTKLTAMQTDKKNQLDQLQTLRKKYELQLSEMLAVAAEKEKNVQKLDDPTVVESMMNHLILDWEKRGLPAFQTFFGMLAQVMVQVPELATPERIQSEGLLKHTLTINQTDFNNFLIEKDALFKQSHFSFEDNKLTVEGTYDQMELKLVGNYELVSPTHLKFHITELYFDGFALPQSTVEEMEEAYDLGFYPELISPNIQVQGITLMDEELKLQLQFNLPFGFGKK; this is translated from the coding sequence ATGCGCAAATTTCTTCTCGTCTTGTTCCTGCTTGTATGTCCACTGACGGTGTTCGCCCAGGAAGAGCCCGCTACTCCTTTGGAGCAGCTCATCCTGCAGCAGCATTTTACACAAAAAGAGCTGGAGCGAACCCTCACCTTACTCAAGGAAGAAGAGTCACGGACATACGGGGAAATCGCTCAAATGGATCTCGACTTGCAACGGCAAAAGCTGGTGATGGAAGCGACACAACGTCGTGCCGGTGAGGTAGCGCGAGCCTATTACATGGGCGAGCGTACTAATCTTCTGACGTTACTATTAAATGCGGAAAATTTCAATCAGTTCTTATTGATGTACGACTTCTACGAGATTTTGTACGAGCGTGACATGTCTCGACTAGAGTCCTATCATACTGAGCGCACCAAGCTCACCGCGATGCAAACTGACAAAAAGAATCAATTGGACCAACTTCAGACGCTGCGAAAAAAATACGAGCTTCAATTGTCAGAGATGCTCGCCGTTGCCGCTGAAAAAGAAAAAAACGTACAAAAACTGGATGACCCGACAGTTGTGGAATCCATGATGAATCACTTGATTTTAGACTGGGAAAAACGTGGTTTGCCCGCTTTTCAGACCTTCTTCGGAATGCTCGCGCAGGTCATGGTTCAAGTTCCCGAGTTGGCGACTCCGGAGCGAATTCAGTCGGAAGGTCTCCTCAAGCATACGCTAACCATCAATCAGACTGACTTCAATAATTTTTTGATAGAGAAAGACGCCTTGTTTAAACAATCCCATTTCTCCTTTGAGGATAACAAGCTGACCGTGGAAGGCACGTATGATCAGATGGAGCTAAAGCTCGTTGGCAACTATGAGCTCGTCTCTCCTACCCATCTCAAATTCCACATTACCGAGCTGTACTTTGACGGCTTTGCCTTGCCTCAATCGACCGTGGAGGAAATGGAGGAAGCGTACGATCTCGGATTTTATCCAGAGCTGATCTCCCCAAATATCCAAGTGCAGGGCATCACGCTGATGGACGAAGAATTAAAGCTCCAGCTGCAATTCAATCTTCCATTTGGATTCGGAAAGAAGTAA
- a CDS encoding class I SAM-dependent methyltransferase codes for MTMIELIREEIACQPGKAITFARFMELALYHDTYGYYMVEQPKVGKAGDFYTSASVHPVFAETIADAVLALWEEADMTSPVLVEIGGGTGTVCRHMLERIRESKPEVYKELTVILIEASPYHRKMQQEALQWHEGPKRWYSSVSEAAKHEKIEGVIFSNEWLDAFPVHIVEKTRDGWQEVWVRVGEDGLEECLGELTPALGEYLRGLNLKLPIGMRIEINLAMEQAAQEVSCLLKKGFVITIDYGDLQEELYHPSRKNGTLMCYHRHQAHTNPYINIGEQDLTTHVNFSAWQEYGEKAGLREIDYMRQDRFLMRNGLLHKAVAHMDTDPFTSVAMKRNRAIQQLIDPAGLGGRFWVMVQEKGTWE; via the coding sequence ATGACGATGATCGAACTGATTCGCGAGGAAATAGCATGCCAACCAGGAAAAGCGATTACGTTCGCGCGCTTTATGGAGTTGGCCCTCTACCATGACACTTATGGATATTATATGGTCGAACAACCCAAAGTAGGCAAAGCGGGAGATTTTTATACGAGTGCATCGGTGCATCCCGTCTTTGCGGAAACAATCGCAGATGCTGTCTTGGCATTATGGGAGGAGGCGGATATGACTTCGCCTGTTCTCGTTGAGATTGGTGGTGGAACCGGGACTGTTTGCCGTCACATGCTGGAGCGCATCCGTGAGAGTAAGCCAGAGGTATACAAAGAGCTGACGGTCATTTTAATAGAGGCGAGTCCGTATCACCGGAAAATGCAGCAGGAGGCGCTTCAGTGGCACGAGGGTCCGAAACGTTGGTATTCTTCCGTGAGTGAAGCTGCCAAGCATGAAAAAATAGAAGGGGTAATTTTCTCGAATGAATGGCTGGACGCATTTCCGGTACATATTGTGGAGAAAACCAGAGACGGCTGGCAAGAAGTGTGGGTGCGTGTTGGCGAGGACGGGTTGGAAGAGTGTTTGGGGGAGTTGACCCCAGCACTAGGGGAATATTTGCGCGGGCTGAACTTGAAGCTGCCAATCGGAATGCGGATCGAGATAAATTTGGCGATGGAGCAAGCTGCACAAGAAGTTTCCTGCCTATTGAAAAAAGGATTCGTCATCACGATTGATTACGGTGACCTGCAAGAGGAGCTCTATCATCCCAGTCGAAAAAACGGAACACTGATGTGCTACCATCGTCATCAGGCTCATACGAATCCGTATATCAACATAGGCGAACAAGACTTGACGACACATGTGAATTTTTCTGCGTGGCAAGAGTATGGAGAAAAGGCTGGCTTACGGGAAATAGACTATATGAGACAGGATCGGTTTTTAATGCGAAATGGCTTGCTTCATAAAGCGGTCGCACATATGGATACAGACCCTTTCACGAGCGTTGCGATGAAACGGAATCGGGCTATTCAGCAGTTGATTGATCCTGCTGGCTTGGGTGGGCGTTTTTGGGTCATGGTCCAAGAGAAAGGCACGTGGGAGTAA
- a CDS encoding DUF2626 domain-containing protein codes for MDRMYRVLGFWTIVIALMAFWAELYPMALIFFSLTAFFVALSYMNLTERVYLNIFFGFMFLSFVGFTYYTFFVMPVGPQEHAFLQLIM; via the coding sequence ATGGATCGTATGTATCGCGTTCTTGGTTTCTGGACCATCGTGATCGCGTTGATGGCGTTTTGGGCAGAATTGTACCCGATGGCGCTCATCTTCTTCAGTTTGACTGCTTTCTTCGTAGCGTTGAGCTACATGAACCTGACTGAACGAGTATACCTAAACATTTTCTTCGGCTTCATGTTCCTGTCTTTTGTTGGATTCACGTATTACACGTTCTTCGTGATGCCTGTTGGCCCACAAGAACACGCTTTCCTACAACTGATCATGTAA
- a CDS encoding helix-turn-helix transcriptional regulator has protein sequence MDHDAQKLTSALADPTRFSIYQFVAYSKDPITVQDIADHFSIHPNVARLHLTKLEDVNLLTAVTDKSGKGGRPSRLYSLSEQVVSLQFPPRDYQLLADIAIESLLSLGEAGEAALIKMGHRIGTEMAKRAVVQSGLNLETASMEEKLDLIHRIVVAQGLKPDIEAMAEGKLRFRVNNCTFSDSAKKYPNAVCQMHNALLMGIFETYLGNIELREDDSKIRGCQSCNYTVIQY, from the coding sequence ATGGACCACGATGCGCAAAAGTTAACCAGTGCTTTAGCTGACCCCACCCGTTTTTCCATTTACCAATTTGTCGCCTACAGTAAAGATCCCATCACGGTTCAGGATATAGCTGATCACTTCTCTATCCACCCTAATGTGGCACGCTTGCACTTGACGAAGCTGGAGGACGTGAATTTACTCACTGCTGTTACAGACAAAAGTGGTAAGGGAGGACGTCCCAGTCGGTTGTACTCACTGTCTGAACAGGTTGTGAGTCTGCAATTCCCACCTCGTGACTATCAGCTGTTGGCCGATATCGCGATTGAAAGTCTGCTCTCGCTCGGTGAAGCTGGCGAAGCCGCTCTAATTAAAATGGGACATCGCATTGGAACAGAGATGGCAAAACGGGCGGTTGTCCAAAGTGGACTCAATTTAGAAACAGCCTCTATGGAAGAAAAATTGGACCTGATCCATCGGATTGTCGTGGCTCAGGGATTGAAACCAGACATCGAAGCAATGGCTGAAGGAAAGCTGCGATTTCGCGTGAATAATTGCACCTTCTCTGACAGCGCAAAAAAATATCCGAATGCCGTATGCCAGATGCACAACGCTCTTTTGATGGGAATATTCGAAACGTACTTGGGGAACATTGAATTACGTGAGGATGATTCCAAAATTCGCGGTTGCCAATCCTGCAACTATACGGTGATTCAGTATTAG
- a CDS encoding Spx/MgsR family RNA polymerase-binding regulatory protein produces the protein MAVAERTQTQKLTFFTYPSCTSCRKAKAWLAENGVNYEERHLFKNPPTAEELLDIIKMTSNGLDEILSTRSQRFKNLDVDINDMSVKELLEMLSEEPQLLKRPILTDGENLIVGFNSSAMKNLLS, from the coding sequence ATGGCCGTTGCTGAACGTACACAAACACAAAAATTAACGTTTTTCACTTATCCGAGCTGCACATCCTGTCGCAAAGCGAAGGCATGGCTGGCAGAAAACGGAGTGAATTACGAAGAGCGTCACTTGTTCAAAAATCCACCGACAGCAGAAGAACTGCTGGATATTATCAAAATGACTTCAAATGGCTTGGATGAAATCTTGTCGACGAGAAGTCAGCGTTTTAAAAACCTGGATGTCGATATTAATGATATGTCGGTAAAGGAACTGCTCGAAATGCTTAGTGAAGAGCCTCAGCTTTTGAAGCGTCCGATCCTGACTGACGGTGAAAACCTGATCGTCGGATTCAATTCTTCCGCCATGAAAAATCTGTTGTCCTAA
- a CDS encoding enoyl-CoA hydratase/isomerase family protein: protein METLLLQKQDGIATITLNRPHVHNAISVELVDELHQVLQECHVDPEVKVLIVTGTGRSFVSGGDLNQFIAARGFEQAHPLLSKVTELLSAIDQYSKPVIAMINGAAVGGGCEFAGACHFRFASERATFGFVQISMHITTGWGGGSRLLDLLPESKALALLLTGDRLRAEEAKSYGFVDEVYTEEELHEEVYRFARKIAAQPLAGIEAYMKILQWKRMGLPQEERIRREVSQCAHLWGSSEHVAVVESFLTKRPTS from the coding sequence ATGGAGACCTTGCTTTTACAAAAACAGGACGGTATCGCCACGATCACATTAAATCGGCCACATGTACATAATGCCATCAGCGTGGAGCTAGTTGACGAACTGCATCAGGTCTTGCAAGAATGCCACGTTGATCCTGAGGTAAAGGTTTTGATTGTGACGGGGACGGGCAGAAGCTTTGTTTCCGGCGGTGATTTGAATCAGTTTATTGCAGCACGCGGCTTTGAACAGGCGCATCCTTTGCTCAGTAAAGTGACGGAGCTTTTGTCGGCCATCGATCAGTATTCCAAACCGGTGATTGCTATGATCAACGGTGCCGCAGTCGGAGGTGGCTGTGAGTTTGCGGGCGCGTGTCATTTTCGTTTTGCCAGTGAGCGAGCGACCTTCGGGTTTGTGCAAATCAGCATGCATATTACGACAGGCTGGGGTGGAGGAAGTCGGTTGTTGGACTTGCTGCCTGAGTCAAAAGCACTCGCTCTCCTTCTGACTGGTGACAGATTGCGTGCAGAGGAAGCTAAGTCCTACGGTTTTGTTGACGAGGTATATACAGAAGAGGAGCTGCATGAGGAAGTATATCGTTTCGCTCGAAAAATCGCTGCCCAGCCGCTAGCTGGCATTGAGGCGTACATGAAGATCTTGCAGTGGAAGCGTATGGGCCTTCCGCAAGAAGAACGAATCCGGCGCGAAGTGAGTCAATGTGCGCATCTATGGGGTAGTTCTGAACACGTCGCCGTAGTGGAAAGCTTCCTGACAAAGCGTCCAACGTCCTAA
- a CDS encoding RsfA family transcriptional regulator has product MVASRQDAWTEDDDLVLAEVTLRHIREGGTQLAAFEEVGQRLGRTAAACGFRWNSCVRKRYDAAISIAKSQRQQLKKLGRIQAPPPVVAEVEVVTLHTKRSETPVAEVQKYADVEEQQIEAVIRMLVNQKEMTRRLRQLEQELEGKELELKELKEAHERARKELDQVQGVNDDYRALVQIMERARKLAFLQEEDSNKAIFKMDENGNLERVEK; this is encoded by the coding sequence ATGGTAGCTTCCAGACAAGACGCATGGACCGAAGATGACGATCTAGTGTTGGCGGAAGTCACCTTGCGCCACATACGCGAAGGCGGCACACAGCTTGCTGCATTTGAAGAAGTGGGTCAAAGGTTGGGAAGGACAGCAGCTGCGTGCGGCTTCCGCTGGAACAGTTGCGTTCGCAAACGGTACGATGCGGCCATTTCGATTGCCAAAAGCCAAAGACAGCAGTTGAAAAAGCTCGGGAGGATTCAAGCACCGCCACCTGTGGTGGCTGAGGTCGAGGTCGTCACGTTGCATACAAAACGTTCTGAGACGCCAGTAGCAGAGGTGCAAAAGTACGCGGATGTAGAGGAGCAGCAGATTGAAGCAGTCATTCGCATGCTCGTCAATCAAAAAGAAATGACTCGTCGCTTACGACAATTGGAACAAGAGTTGGAAGGAAAAGAGTTGGAGTTAAAAGAATTGAAAGAAGCCCACGAACGCGCTAGAAAAGAGCTGGATCAGGTGCAGGGTGTCAATGATGACTACCGTGCGTTGGTACAGATCATGGAACGTGCACGCAAGCTTGCTTTTTTACAGGAAGAGGATTCCAACAAAGCGATCTTCAAAATGGATGAAAACGGAAATTTAGAGCGCGTGGAAAAATAA
- a CDS encoding N-acetyltransferase yields the protein MFEVRRLQINYKTLEEFQKFREFGLEELSMKEDLEANIVENDSESPFYGIYDNDLLVARMSLYKIDGKYDRYFQPAQDYYELWKLEVLPDYRHKDYGTALVNHAKSFGAPIKTNSRCRADDFWLKMGFTPVKYNLMRDRGENPYVWLPESVELQD from the coding sequence ATGTTTGAAGTAAGACGTTTGCAAATCAACTATAAGACACTGGAGGAATTCCAGAAGTTTCGCGAATTTGGCCTGGAGGAGCTTTCTATGAAGGAAGACCTGGAGGCGAACATCGTGGAAAACGATTCGGAATCTCCATTTTACGGTATTTATGACAACGATCTTCTGGTAGCACGTATGAGCCTCTACAAAATTGACGGAAAATACGACCGTTACTTCCAACCTGCCCAAGACTATTATGAGCTGTGGAAGCTCGAGGTTCTGCCTGACTACCGTCACAAAGATTACGGGACTGCTTTGGTCAACCACGCGAAAAGCTTTGGAGCTCCTATTAAAACCAACTCCCGCTGTCGCGCAGACGATTTTTGGTTGAAAATGGGCTTCACGCCTGTGAAGTACAACCTCATGCGTGATCGTGGTGAAAACCCATATGTGTGGTTGCCAGAGAGCGTAGAGCTGCAAGACTAG
- a CDS encoding acetyl-CoA carboxylase biotin carboxylase subunit encodes MNKVLIANRGEIARRIIRTCKARGVATVAVYSDADKDLPFVREADESVHIGPPPVPHSYLNVEAILAAAKSTGADAIHPGYGLLSENEAFARRVLEEGLLFIGPTPEVIGQMGDKLTARHIMEAAGVPVVPGCEQAIDSPDEAAVIAMSIGYPVMLKASAGGGGIGMHICRDEAELRQAYQSAKGRAKAYFGNDAMYMEKYVVRPRHIEVQVVADQHGNVIHLLERECSIQRRHQKVLEESPSPFLDTATRELLCDAAVTAAKAVGYSGVGTVEFIVDEQKNFYFLEMNTRLQVEHPVTEEMTGIDLVSLQLDIADGHPLSIKQEDVKALRHAIELRVYAEDPVTFLPSPGTITLYQPPAFEHVRIDDGVETGTQVTPFYDPMIAKVIVSGATREEAVQQAQKAMDHFLITGIKTNIPFLQGVLQDDQFREGNYTTWFVTERGAASNTEKR; translated from the coding sequence ATGAACAAGGTATTAATCGCAAACCGTGGTGAGATTGCCAGACGAATTATCCGTACATGCAAGGCAAGAGGAGTGGCTACGGTTGCTGTCTATTCGGATGCAGACAAGGATCTGCCGTTTGTACGTGAAGCAGATGAGTCAGTCCATATTGGTCCACCGCCTGTGCCACACAGCTACCTGAACGTAGAGGCCATTCTCGCAGCAGCGAAAAGCACCGGTGCCGATGCCATTCATCCAGGCTACGGTCTTTTGTCAGAAAACGAAGCTTTTGCCCGTCGCGTTTTGGAGGAAGGCCTTCTATTCATTGGGCCTACCCCCGAGGTCATCGGTCAAATGGGTGACAAGCTGACTGCCCGCCATATTATGGAGGCTGCGGGAGTACCAGTCGTTCCAGGGTGCGAACAGGCTATCGATTCTCCAGATGAAGCAGCTGTCATCGCGATGTCCATCGGATATCCCGTGATGCTAAAGGCCAGTGCTGGCGGCGGAGGCATTGGGATGCACATTTGCCGAGACGAGGCCGAGCTGCGACAAGCCTACCAATCGGCGAAAGGCCGTGCAAAAGCGTATTTTGGTAACGATGCGATGTATATGGAGAAATACGTGGTACGTCCGCGCCACATCGAAGTGCAGGTCGTTGCCGATCAGCATGGAAACGTCATCCACTTACTCGAACGGGAATGCTCTATACAGCGCAGACATCAAAAGGTGCTGGAGGAAAGCCCTTCGCCCTTTTTGGACACAGCAACGAGAGAGCTTCTGTGCGATGCAGCGGTTACAGCAGCGAAAGCAGTGGGCTACTCGGGAGTAGGAACGGTTGAATTTATCGTAGATGAGCAGAAAAATTTTTACTTCTTGGAAATGAATACACGTTTGCAAGTGGAGCATCCTGTAACGGAAGAAATGACGGGCATTGACCTCGTGTCGCTCCAACTGGACATTGCCGATGGTCATCCGCTGTCGATCAAGCAAGAGGACGTCAAGGCTCTGCGCCACGCGATTGAGCTGCGTGTCTATGCGGAAGACCCTGTCACCTTCCTGCCATCGCCAGGGACGATTACGTTGTACCAGCCACCTGCATTCGAACATGTACGAATTGATGATGGGGTAGAGACAGGTACACAGGTGACTCCTTTTTACGACCCGATGATTGCAAAGGTCATTGTATCCGGGGCGACTAGAGAAGAGGCTGTGCAACAGGCACAGAAAGCTATGGATCATTTTCTGATTACTGGCATTAAAACGAACATTCCGTTTTTGCAAGGAGTATTACAGGACGATCAATTCCGAGAAGGCAACTATACGACATGGTTTGTTACTGAGCGCGGAGCTGCGTCAAACACGGAAAAACGCTAA
- a CDS encoding biotin/lipoyl-containing protein: MKQVAANMAGTVINVLVQPGDEINEGQDVLVLESMKMEVPVQAQASGKVVEVKANIGDFVNDGDIIVVLE, encoded by the coding sequence ATGAAACAAGTAGCAGCCAATATGGCAGGGACCGTTATTAATGTCCTGGTGCAGCCAGGTGACGAGATCAATGAGGGACAAGACGTCCTTGTACTGGAATCGATGAAAATGGAAGTTCCTGTACAGGCTCAAGCCTCAGGCAAGGTTGTGGAAGTAAAAGCGAACATTGGCGATTTTGTCAACGATGGTGATATCATTGTCGTTCTGGAATAG
- a CDS encoding hydroxymethylglutaryl-CoA lyase: MRVQIVEVGPRDGLQNESAIVPAAAKIELIHKLMAAGLKRIEASSFVNPKWIPQLADADEVLQGINRSQDVTLSALVPNIRGLERARQCGLTEIALFMSASETHNQKNINKRIEDTYPILREVAQEALALGMKVRGYISTVFGCPYEGNVPLDNSRRVTEALLEMGVYEISLGDTIGVATPKQVHEVFRELVKDVTNERLAAHFHDTRGTGLANVAAALDEGIRIFDSSIGGLGGCPYAPGAAGNISTEDLVYMLHGMDYETGVDLEKLIEAGAYIGQQLGKELPSKVLQASLASKPAG, encoded by the coding sequence GTGCGTGTGCAAATCGTGGAGGTCGGTCCTCGTGACGGGCTGCAAAATGAGAGCGCGATCGTTCCGGCAGCAGCAAAAATTGAGCTGATTCATAAGCTGATGGCAGCAGGCTTGAAGCGGATAGAAGCCAGTTCGTTTGTGAATCCGAAATGGATACCGCAATTGGCCGATGCAGATGAGGTCTTGCAGGGAATCAATCGCAGCCAAGACGTAACGCTTAGCGCATTGGTTCCAAATATTCGCGGTCTGGAGCGGGCACGCCAATGCGGACTGACAGAGATTGCCCTGTTCATGTCTGCCTCTGAAACGCATAATCAAAAAAACATTAATAAACGGATAGAAGACACGTATCCGATCCTGCGGGAGGTTGCCCAGGAAGCGCTGGCTCTCGGGATGAAAGTTCGCGGATATATCTCAACAGTGTTCGGTTGTCCGTACGAGGGAAACGTTCCGCTGGACAATAGCCGCAGGGTGACAGAGGCTCTGTTGGAAATGGGAGTGTACGAGATTTCTCTCGGGGATACGATAGGGGTTGCAACTCCGAAGCAGGTTCATGAGGTTTTTAGAGAACTTGTGAAAGATGTTACGAACGAGCGCTTAGCCGCCCATTTCCATGATACGAGAGGAACTGGATTGGCGAACGTAGCAGCAGCGCTAGATGAAGGAATCCGAATCTTTGACAGCTCAATTGGCGGCCTCGGCGGATGCCCGTATGCGCCAGGAGCTGCAGGCAACATTTCGACTGAAGATTTGGTCTACATGTTGCATGGTATGGACTATGAAACAGGCGTCGATCTCGAGAAGTTGATTGAGGCTGGTGCGTATATTGGGCAGCAGTTGGGCAAAGAGCTCCCCTCCAAAGTGCTGCAGGCATCGCTCGCAAGCAAACCAGCTGGATGA
- a CDS encoding enoyl-CoA hydratase-related protein yields the protein MTVSFQREGAIGVLTLQRPEVFNCLNLETLVTLRGLISELSHDRDIRTVIVTGAGDKAFCSGADLRERRSMSPQQVEVYIQTIRDTFTELEKLPKPVIAAINGLALGGGTELALACDLRIMSEHAQMGLTETSLGIIPGAGGTQRLPRLVGKGVAKELIFTARRVFPEEALSIGLINRIVPADQLMETAISLAEQISANAPLALAQAKFAIDCGGEVELASGLQIESNAYKLLVPTKDRLEGLAAFQEKRKPIYRGE from the coding sequence ATGACGGTTTCCTTTCAAAGAGAGGGCGCAATCGGCGTACTAACGCTGCAACGGCCAGAAGTTTTTAACTGCCTCAATCTTGAAACGCTCGTGACATTGCGCGGCTTGATCAGTGAACTCAGCCATGATCGTGACATCCGGACGGTCATCGTTACAGGGGCTGGCGACAAGGCGTTTTGCTCTGGTGCAGATTTAAGAGAGCGGCGCTCCATGTCACCACAACAGGTCGAAGTATACATCCAAACGATTCGAGATACGTTCACAGAGCTGGAAAAGCTACCGAAACCAGTCATCGCGGCGATTAACGGGCTGGCACTGGGGGGCGGTACAGAATTGGCGTTGGCGTGCGATCTGCGGATCATGAGTGAACATGCCCAGATGGGTTTAACGGAGACATCGCTCGGGATCATCCCTGGTGCCGGCGGAACACAGCGTTTGCCTCGGCTGGTTGGAAAAGGCGTCGCCAAGGAACTGATTTTTACGGCAAGGCGTGTATTTCCCGAGGAGGCACTGTCCATTGGGTTGATCAATCGGATTGTTCCTGCTGATCAACTCATGGAGACAGCGATTTCTTTGGCCGAGCAAATTTCAGCGAATGCTCCACTTGCCCTAGCCCAAGCCAAGTTTGCCATCGATTGTGGAGGGGAAGTCGAACTAGCTAGCGGACTTCAGATTGAGAGCAACGCGTACAAGCTGCTCGTCCCGACGAAAGACCGCCTAGAAGGACTCGCAGCCTTTCAAGAAAAACGAAAACCGATATACCGCGGAGAGTGA